The Dermacentor andersoni chromosome 1, qqDerAnde1_hic_scaffold, whole genome shotgun sequence genomic interval CTTTCGAGCCTCAGATGAATGCAAATACAATAGATGGTGTACAAATCCATGCCCCAACGGTATAGCGTCCTCTAGATAAACAAATGCATATCTTATAGACTATGGTTTTGCTGTTTCCAAGCGGCAAAAGCAATTGCGAGAGCTGGAAACATGTCACAGGCATCGGGTTAGGATACTGGCTATATTGCATTGCCATAGAATGAAAAACCAACTAGGCATTGCCTCCGAGGTGGAAGCGATCGGCTGTTTGCAACCATCTGATGCACCGTAATCTCAAAGGCCGTACTTAAATTCGAAGGCAATGCTCTTGCGTACTCTTTGGGCCAAAACACGCGCGACTGTAAAGACAGAAATATGCCATAGCCCTCTTGTTCTGGACAAAAACTAAACTTAATTACATTGCTAGAAATTATAACAAATCTAGTGAAAATATTTTAGAGCCACATAGCAGTATGTTATAATAGCAGTCACACAGTGTTACGCACGTGGTCGACGTGTTACGCTAGCAAGACAAGCTCAAACAAAATCGATCCAATCCAAAGCATTAGTACGCATGTATATCACGCTGTCCACGCGGTTAATTTTGCCTTGTCGTCAAGTCTTATGCTTTGATAGATCAGTCATCACGGAGATACTGGTCAACAAATATTTGCGAAGAAATGAACTACCACGTCGTCGAGGGGCAATTCGACGACGCTGAAAGCGACGTTGACGTCTTGCCTAGCGCCGAAGCGACGCCGAGCCTGGCCGTGTTATCGAGTGAACGCCGCAGCCCAGAGCATCTGCCgagcgacgacgacgactcaTTCGGCGAAGGCGACCTGAGTGGCGACGACGGCTACGACTGGGACGACCTTTCCCGAGGGAGTGTGTACCACAACTCGGCCAGCGCCGGCAGTCGCCCGAATGCGCAACGTAGTGCCAACCCGAATTCATTCCAGTCCCAGTGTAAGGTTCTCTCTGGCAAGTACAGCGGGAAGATCAACCTACAAGCGTACTCTGGTCCAGCTGTGGCTGCTGGCGCGTTAAGTGTGTTGAACGAGGCGAGCCGCAGGCGAGACGCTGAGCGCGTCCGCGTCCGTGACAAGGTGGAAAGGGCGACAGCGGAGCAGGTCCTTGATCGCAGGACACGAATCATTCTTTTTAAGCTCCTGAACCGTGGCCTAGTGGAGCAGATAAATGGCTGCGTGAGCACGGGCAAGGAGGCCAATGTATATCATGCCACGGCTGGCGGTGACGGCGCTCCAGATCGTGCCATCAAGATCTACAAGACGTCCATCTTGGTTTTTAAAGACCGTGACCGCTATGTCACCGGCGAGTTCCGCTTCAGGAGCGGCTACTGCAGTAGCAACCCGCGCAAAATGGTCCGTACCTGGGCAGAAAAGGAGATGCGAAACCTCTCGCGAATATACGCCGCAGGGCTGCCTTGTCCAAAACCCATCGTTCTCCGAAGCCACGTGCTTGTCATGAACTTCGTCGGAAAGGATGGCTGGCCGGCACCCAAGCTCAAGGATGTCTCTCTGAGCGAATCCAAAGCGCGTGAGCTTTACAGAGACTGCATTATCTTGATGCGACGGCTCTACCACGAATGTCGCCTTGTGCATGCCGATCTAAGCGAGTACAACTTGCTATACCACGAAGGTAAGATTGTGATAATTGACGTGTCACAATCAGTTGAGCACGACCATCCGAATGCGCTCGAGTTTTTGCGCAAGGACTGCACCAACATCACAGACTTTTTCAGCAAGCGAGATGTGAAGACAATGAGTGTTCGGCAGCTGTTTGACTTTGTCACAGACCCAACCATTAACGAAGACAACATGGATGCTTACCTTGAAAAAGCACAGTCACTTGTTGAAGAAAGTGGTTCAGAAGCCACGAACCAAGTAGATGAGGAAGTTTTCAAGAAGACATACATACCCCACAGACTGGACGATGTGCTTGACTTTGAGAAGGACATTGTTGGTGTGcaggaggaaaacaaaaaaattctctATCACACCATTACAGGCATGAAGCCTGACCTGTCAGGCCCAGCTGAGAAGCCTGCACTACTCGAGAATGGCTCAGATGACTCGTCCTCGGAGGTCAGTGAAAGTGACAGTGAATGTGAAGATGAGGAAAGTGAGGATGGCAATGACAAGGAGTCAAAATTTGTGTGCACAGCCAGGCCTAAAGGGGAGTCATTGGAAGAGAAGAGGGAAAGGAAAAAGGCAGTCAAGGATGCCAAGAAGGAGAAGCGCAAACTGAAGTTGCCTAAGCATGTCAAGAAGcgaaaagaaaagcagggaaaggCACGCAAAAAATGAAGTTTCATTTTGAGGTTTCAgatttattgtgtgtgtgtgtgacatgaCAAGCTCAGTCGAGCAACTGTCACTGCAAAACTAGAATGACAAGTGTTTCTTTAACCAACAACACCTGCCACCGCGGCTGTGTGGTTATGGCATTCTGTTGGTAGACATGATGCCACAATTTCAATTCCTGGCACTAGTGGTCAAATTTTAATTGGACcataaaggctaaaccccatgataGTGATTTTATGCGCTACAGCGACGAGTGCCGGCTTCGAACGatggatcgggccgtcgcttgaacagatcgctcagtCTTGTCGCTCGATCGCCCGGAAGTGccatgagcgactagccaatagcgcgaagccggaagtGGAAGTACATTACTCAAATAATACTGATTGTCACACGGAATGAGctaacgattgaatttttatacgtgcaagaataacaacctactgcaagaccttcacaaatattttatgctgctctttacagtaaaatacatcaacctGATAAAGCACGAGTCATGCTAGATTCAACACTTATTTGCTGCCCTCATGcaggcaacaccggggagacatTGCTCGAAATCGTcactcgcatggggtacgacttgtagacgacgagcgaatgcgacagccatctccatcgcatcgcttgtcgctgtcgcgcgcaagatcgcttccATGGGGTTTATATTGAAATGCTCTTGTTGCAAGCATTTGCCACATAACAACAGGTGGCCAATGTTgacccggagccctccactatgatTCCTGCCATAGCCAGTCTTGCTTTAGGGCGTTAAACTCCGCCAGTCACTGTCAATGAGGTGAAAGCACAAAGCTGTAAAGGAAGCTTCTTTTAGAGCTTTGGGCTTGTTTTCAATACCTAAACAATTTTGCCACCTTGCAGATATCTACTGgacttgtttgtttatttaatcTAACACACGTTCCACTCACCGAGTTAGAATCATTTCGAGAATATTGTCTATTGCTCACAGAGTGTTAACTGAAAATGTTGTCAAAAGGCACTGAGACCTTTCATGTACATGTGTGTACAAAAGTAATTGAAACACAGGAGCTGCTGCTGAAATGCATCCCAGTGCCCTCTAGCATCCTCAAGGAGAGGCTAGAAATTGGGTCACATGTGCTCAGGCCAGCACTCATAGCAGTTCGCACGTTTCAATCCGTTCCTTTATCCATGGATTGGAACATTGTTTGCAGCTTCTGCAGCTAGCATGATGCCGCGGATCGCATAGGTGTTTCTGTACTTCACATGTGTTAGGCACGTGTAGCTGTGCTATCAGCAACATGATAGCAAGTGTTCGGCTACACCTGCCGTGGTGATATAGTGGCTATGGCTACTAAGCCTGAGCGCACAAGACCatatcccagccatggcggctgTGTTacggtgggggtgaaatgcaaaaacctgtgtaccgtgcattgggcgcatgttaaagggactgacaacgaattttcatggtacccatcTTCTTTAGTGCAATGGAAACGTTACAGGTGAGAGTGtgtaatcatgaagtggtaacgtGGAAAACGCATTGCAACATTTTTAATCTGAATTTTTCTGTCTGCAGCGAGGATGTAGTTGTTCACCGGAAGCATGCTAAAAACATTGATAGGTGAGCCTGATAGCGATTAAACGCCGGCATTAGTGAGAGGCAGACGACAGGTGTGGCCGTAGCTGTGAGAAAGTATTTTGTTTATGAAGTTGATCCTGCTATTCATGTTTCCCGAAGTGTGAAAGTATTTCTGTGGTAATAGCTAtctgttttcgtggtttcctgtccaactgctctGGTATTTAACCAGTAAAAATGAAACTAACAGGATCGAAAATGGAACGACGCTTTTACATGTTATACGCAGTTTAGCTTGCTGCTGTAGCCATGCGTGCACTTTTGATTttcgaagcatagaataaagcacgAGTGTCtaatataccaactgcaattttaagcgaTAGTGATGCGGTACTTAATGTTGACTTGCATACAGTAATACTATAGAATACATctgaagtaccaagatttcaccgccagtcCTCGCGACTTACTGGttagactttctttgccaatttaaagttATAATTCCTGCTTAAATCATGAACAGCATGCTGGATTTTATCACTACAAATCGTGGTCCTTTCATTTCTATAAATgtctcgcaacacattctggccagttgtcagtctctttaaagaactccagctggtcaaaattaaccccCTGAGTCCCGCACTAcgaagtgcctcataatcaactcatcacgtgaaaccccagaatttttgtTGCTCAGCCACAGAAGCTGCAAGCAACACTCCTATGTACAGGATAAAGAGAGGGCCAAACTGGCTATGAGCGCCGGCCTGCGTGCATGCATGATCCAATTTCTAGCTTCCCCTGAAAGATGCTAGAAAGCAGTAGGTTTGGCACAGCTCCTGTATTCCAATAACTTTTGTCTGTAGCAGTTTCATTAGCTCTGATGAACAGCAATGAATGGTTTACTTTTTCAACAAGCAAAACTGTTCTTGCATTAAGGCAAGTGATGATGTTGCAGTAGGAAAGGGGTTTATACCAGTTGCACATTGTGAAATAGTGATCACCATTGAGAAAAATGTTTACCGGTTGTATTAGGTGTTGATTCCTACCCTTAACTTGTCCTTTTAAAGAAGCTTGTAACCTTTACAGGCCTGCTCTAGAGGTAAAAACAATATTGCCAAATAAGGATGTTGCACCTTCTAGTATAATTTATTTTGCACTTGTAAAAAAGAATTTCGGAAGCAATCTTTCGTTGAAATAGGAAGTTCTTGTATTTACATTGGTTGTCATGTGAGTTATGGTCTCTGAGGAAAGGAAGCTGTATTTAAACTCTCACTAAAATTTCTGTTGCTTGTTCTGAGGGCTGTTGATACAGATGATGCTTACTGCTGGCAGCGTGGCTGACAGAGACAGACACGACATGTTCGTAGCATCTCTTGTCTGATGCAGAGGGCACACTTGTTCCACATTTCTGTGAAATGACCAGATGTGATAGTGTACTAGTGGGTATGCGCTTAGCTCGATCCATGAGGCAGCAACAACATCACCAGGGCAGCCATGCCAGTTGTGTCATTCATGCCTCATCGAACTGCTGACACCTGTCGTTGATGCCACTGTACGGACTTCATCGGTTGCTGATACGTCACCTTGCACACTGCAGTATTTCATGTGGTGCCATAAGCACTCATTTGCTTAGCAGAAAGTCTTGTACAATGTCTCTGCTGTGCATCGACAGAGTTGGAGCACTATGGTGAACTGTGCTGTGTTGGGCTGCAGCAGCCACACTAGAATGAAGCCTGGGGATCAGAATTTGCTTTGGTTAGCTTCTCAATAGCTAAGGTAATCAAGCATCAATGCCAAAAGACCACAGAGCTAAGAGCATGGAGAACGGTGGGGTGGCTTCGCCACATTAACCGCCGGGACACGGACCACACCGCAACACGCTGCAAGTTCTGTGGTAAGCACTTCGTTTTTGGTGAAGCAACCTGAACTTGACCTTGCATGATGTAAGTACATGATGCAAGCCAAGCTCACACAGTGGGCTTCGTAATGGCAGCAGTTATGTTTACCGCAGCGGAGAGCAAAAATATAGTTTATACTTAACTCATGCCGCATTCAAAGTAGCATGGATTTCTAGCCAGCACTAAACACTATAGAGTTAACTACTCAATGCATGCACATCATTCCACGCTCGTTGAAGTGCACAAGAACACCATTTGGAAATGGCTGCAGGCAACTGGTTTCCCTTCCGGACAGTCGTTCGCTGTGGTTACGTAATCCACACAATGCTCCCCCAGCTTACTGCATGGGAAACACTCCCAAATAAACAGGGGAAGCCTGCTTACCTTTCCAATAGCAACCATGCTGTCTGTAAGCACTTTGACACTTGGTTGCTACACTCAGCTGCTCATCATAAGCCGCTAGGCAAGCAACGTCCTACATTTAAGGGCACAGTACCACTGCCTTGTTTTGTCTCGCCTTCCAGGGCCCCATTGGTTCTAACCAATGGGGCCACAGGCTGCAACCACAGCCTGTGGGTGCTGTGTTTAGGTGCATAGGCAAGGTACAAAGGGTACCAAAAAAAACCAAGCAATCTCACCCTCCTAAACCTCAAAGGGGAGATTGCAGAAAAGCTCTCGCGCTCAAGTTGCAGACATTGAGGAAGCCTGTCCACAATTTAAGAAGGTAATACAGCGTGCAGATGTGGTAACGGGAATGTGCAAAGCCACGTGCTTGCGCATTCCTGCTTACATAGCTGAGCTCTGTACCAGCCAATTTCACTGCCCATTTGTGCAACTACAATTGTAAAGAAAGTCTAGAAACGGAGTACACAACCTATGTCAGGAATTAATTTTGTATAGAGGAATtcatttacagaaaggcagagaggttggccttaattataacttgctctggcctgctactcggCACCGTGGAAATGGAAACATGGAGGAAAAGAAGTGATGACTAAGAGAAGGAAGTGTGTATGTACAAGTCCACCATGTTGCAGCTTCCCTAAAGGCATGTCTCTAGTCTAGTGGCTTGTAAAAAAGGCTAGAGCTGCCTTTATAATTGTGGCTGTGAGTATAGTCGGTGGACGTCAAACATGACTACTGATGTTGTTTCTGTCGTGATAACACTATGTAATAAGGAGAAAGTTTAACTATGCGCTGAAACAACCAGGCAGCCAACTAACTATCTACAACCCTCGGCTATCTGTCCACAGTTGCCTAATGTGCAGTCATTGTCAAAAATTTATATACCACAGAATCTGAGAAATGTTTCTGAGCAATTTGTAACCAGCCAGTTAAAACCATACAAAACTGCTGTCCACAtacatttattgatttattttacAGTACTGTAAGCCCTTTGCAGGCTGTTACAGGgtgtgaaaggaaaaaaatacagaagaaaaGAACATTGCTACAGGAACCACAATTCCAGCTTTCTCTGAAAAGTCTCAGCTGAACTGGTGTCATGAAACGTGTGGATCAAGTTTATAAATTCAACCGTGGTTTTTGGGAGAAACGAGTACTTAAAGAGGTCAACTCTAGGGTGCGATAGCGAATGGTTGGTTAGTGCAGGGAGATATTCTGCCCAGGGGTCAAATATACAGAGCAGAGCCTATGTTAAATTTATTTTCTTGGAGCATATAAACTTAAGACGAACTATTTATCTAAGTGTGGCTAGTTCGGGGAGTTGGGCTTGGATACACAGAGCTGTTCGGACTGTGTTCTACGGAAAGCAGAAAATATAAATCTTAATGTTAACCTATCATTATAGTACAGTACAGGCTGGAAGTTGGAATCTTGGGCTGCATGCACAGGTTGagtaaatacagttaaacctcaataaaAGAAAGTCGCTAAAATAGGCACTTTGTTGCATAGCACTTTTGCTACATTAAAGTTCGACCTAGCATTCAAAGCAGTACAGTCATTTACATATATGCTAGTAGTACAAGCTTGAAATTGGAATCTTAGGCTGTGTGCCAAGGTTGTGAAAATATGGATTCAGCTTTTTCAAAGATCCCATGGCCTGTAACCTTTTGACACCAACTGCACAACCCCAGATCACTACTTTCTTGTATTTTGGGGGAATTCTGATCACATTTGTGACAGGGAAGAGTTGTCTTGGTGTTGTGAAAGATTATAAATCACCCGCTTCTTGACACTGACCGTCTGCTTGTAGCACAGCCAGCAAGCAGTTGTGGTTATTTCAACAGTGACGTCTTTTAGAAAATAGCAAACTCTGCAATGTGGGTGCTCAGTAAGAAAAATTACTTGCACTACCAAGTCGCCCTGGATGATATGCATTTCTGAGCCACTGCGAGACCCCTTGGAATAAGACTAGTATGGCCATGGCATACAGTTGCGAAGTCGGCATTTGAAATCTCGGCCTCCCAGGATACTGGCGGAGACCTGCACACTTGAAACATGTCCACTACAGTGTAGTTGAAGGAACAAGTCCAAAGTATAATGCATTCCAGAAAGCCATCAAGGATGCCTTTAACTGACATTTATTATCATATAAATGAGAATATGTTGCCTTCACTTTGGTGCTGTAATTGTGGTTTGTATGGATCGTACAAATTTCAGATGGTGAAAACTTTTTCGAAGTCCCAAAAAATCATCAAGACTTTACTGTAATCAAGTTACAATGGAGCACTTTCATGTCTGCAGCTCACACTTGCACGACTTCTGTGTTTTATAGCAAaagtgaatttaaaaaaaaattggttcaCTTTGCCATTGCTGGACAAAAAACGGACAATGCACGTCACATATGTAAGTACAGCCATCAATGTGGCCACCATGTATGCTACTGATATGTTTTTCACAAGCAGTATCGTGTTGTCATTATCTCTGTATGCTGTGCCAGTTATACAACATCCTTGTGATGCTCTTGGCATGGATCAGAAAGAAAGCAATTATGAAAAACAAACCTCAATGAAAATGGCAGTAATACTACAGCACTGGCATCGGTAATGAAGAGAAAATGTCATCTGCTCAAGCACCCTTGCAATTTCAACAGTTTGTGGACCCAGGAACCTGCACTCTGTATAGCTCTGCAAGGTTCTCCCAAGGTCAGCCTTGCAGTGCTCTGCAAGACCTTGATCATTAAAAAGGtgtgcaggggccctataacgtaaaactattccaatatgtttttattccaatctcctgatgtcaaatttgcgtaaccgctgatgCAAGCATTGGGCGATcacccgcagggttttctgaagaggccaatcaaacgctgtcgtcgttcataggaggtcacttttgtttgcttgaaaaacgaatagcattgcctacgctgagcggcttgtcttatctaattggctgacaagaggcgaggagcacgctcaagtggagagggattcgacagggccgagccactgcactgaaaatcgataatcggacgaagagggtggtgccggcgtctgcgattggtccgctttcccttacttagcttgtggtggctggtcgaaaattgcggcggcatgcaacggaagcttaagaatggcgctaaaacagatcctcagcaaagaagagttggcagaacgaggtcataaacatgccgaaagtgctagaaaatgTTACCGGccatgcaagaagttttattataggcaaataaaCTTTTATTCCTTATGGAATGGGactgcctgcggctattcagaaaaaaaactcagttcggcatactaatgcatctttaagGCGTACACGTCACTGTGACGCAGTgagttattgcggttttgtgacgtcgcgtgacaggcaggtgaagtgggtgcagcctgaaagctTTTGGccatagccgagggctaatggctaaAAGGCATCAaatcaaaaataactatttttcttttgttcggtcaaatcatgaaTATTcactgtgtacacgtcatatcagatggagagctaccgtggttttcgtgacgtcacatgaaagacaggtgaagtgggggtggtccaaaaaagtttttgaccaatcgcgtagggctgattgcagaatttgaatagaaaagtttggaatagttttacgtcatagcaCCCCAGATCTCATCCAATGTGGGAATATATGTTATGCaaacagtggtgtagccagaaatttatttcgggGAGGGAGAAGTTCTCTGCTGACAACTACCCCTCCTACCTTTATCTCTCtctaaatgtgtgtgtgtgtgggtgggtgggtgggtaggTTGTACACCTTGCAAAGACAAACTTCTAGTACTCCCTGGACTAGAATGGTTTAACAATGAGCACGCACGTTTTTGCATTGCCGAAACAACACTTCGCTTAACTTCTGACAAacatttttcattgctaaggTGTGCAGCCACTTTGAATCAAAGTATGCTATAATCCTTATGCTATTTTTAAATATGGAGATATTAAAAGGAATGTAAATTTCGTTTACAAATTCATACATTTATACGATATCGATGACCTACATTACTACGTTACTACGTGACTTGGAAAAACGAGCAGCGCTAAAATTGGGGCTAAACAAAAAAAGtctcgcccgaaaagcgaagcatctattgcgatatcaaattagtagacagctatacgaagtaaggatagtagttttaacggccgtataaactttgagacattcgcttactaactgaattaacaagcatggtgtcagcacacACAAGCAAATGtgagcacatcacactcgatgagtgTGAACACCCCCTGTCAAACCGCTGGTGTGAGCAGGTGTGAGCAAgtgtgagcaagtgcggcagcagcagcgagcgaagtgaccttcatgccgTCTGTCGCTTCAATGCAAGAGCGGCTAGAACACGGCgcacacaaaggtatgagccatctGTAGATCCCTTTCCAGATACGGCGCACACGACAGCATGCGGCCGTGCAAAGTGCAATACAAAtgccttctttgtccttttccataATGAGTCCTTGTCAAAGCAACTACATATCTGCAATGTTTACATAGTGCAACACTCGTATGAACAGGTTTGCGGAACTCGTGCTCCAGAAATAGCACATCACAATTGTGGAACGAAATAAAGATTCAATATCAGGCGTTTCTAAACCTCAAAATAAGTTATCCATGGTttggttgtacgcaacacatttTAGTATGCCTTTTAATAGGCTGTCAGTTTTATAATTGAAATATccactgcaattaaaaaaaatgcagatgcCGTATCTTATATGTGAGTAACCTAAGGTGTGCACTCAACATCATCGTCGGcttattttatgtacactgcaggacgaaggcgatctccaattacccttgtcctgcaccgaccgattccgactagcgcccgtgaatttcttaatttaatcaccccacctagtcttctgccatcctcgactgcacttcccttctttttgcacccattctgtaaccctaatgctccaccagttatctaccctacgcattgtttgacctgcccagctccatttctttctcgtaATGTCAATTAGACTATCCGCtcttcccgtttgctctctgatcaacaCTGTtctattcctgtctcttaacattacacctaacatttttcattccatcgctctttgtgtggtccttaTTGTTGtcgaacttctttgtcagtccccaagtctctgccccatatgtgagcgcTGGTAAaaggcactgattgtacaccttccttttcaatgataatggtaagcttccagtcaggatctgacaatgtctgccatatgcactccaacccatttttattctgtaaatttccttctcatgatcagtgtcccctgtgagtaattgaccaaggtaaacttattccttcacagactctagaggctgactggtgatcctgaactcttgctcccttgccaggctattgatcattatctttgttttctgcatattaatcttcagccccgctcttacactctctctgttaaggccctcaataatttgttgtaactcgtccccagtgttgctgaacaggacaatgtcatgtgcaaatcgaaggttgctgacatATACGCAGgtaatccttactcctaagccgtcccagtttaatagcttgaatacttcttccaagcacgcagtgaatagcattggagagattgcgtctccttgtctgacccctctTTTTTTTAGAGGCATCTTACTACTTGTGGGAAATtatggtagctgtggaatctctgtagatactttcgaagatatttatgtaagcatcctgtactcattgattacgtaatgcctctatgactcctGGTATctcctctactgaatcaaatgccttttcgtaatctatgagagccatatagagagactgattgcactctgcagatttctcaattacctgattgatgacatggatgtgatccattgtagaaacCTGAaaccttcctgaaacctgcctgttctcttggttgactgaagtcaagtgttgcccatgttctattggaaattatcttggtgaaggTTTTAtaaaatactggaagtaagctaatcggcctataatttttcaattgtttaacatctccctttttgtagattagtataatgttgacattcttccagttctctggggcCCTTGAAGTCATGAGACATTTCGTGTAAAGGGCTGCAAG includes:
- the RIOK1 gene encoding serine/threonine-protein kinase RIO1 encodes the protein MNYHVVEGQFDDAESDVDVLPSAEATPSLAVLSSERRSPEHLPSDDDDSFGEGDLSGDDGYDWDDLSRGSVYHNSASAGSRPNAQRSANPNSFQSQCKVLSGKYSGKINLQAYSGPAVAAGALSVLNEASRRRDAERVRVRDKVERATAEQVLDRRTRIILFKLLNRGLVEQINGCVSTGKEANVYHATAGGDGAPDRAIKIYKTSILVFKDRDRYVTGEFRFRSGYCSSNPRKMVRTWAEKEMRNLSRIYAAGLPCPKPIVLRSHVLVMNFVGKDGWPAPKLKDVSLSESKARELYRDCIILMRRLYHECRLVHADLSEYNLLYHEGKIVIIDVSQSVEHDHPNALEFLRKDCTNITDFFSKRDVKTMSVRQLFDFVTDPTINEDNMDAYLEKAQSLVEESGSEATNQVDEEVFKKTYIPHRLDDVLDFEKDIVGVQEENKKILYHTITGMKPDLSGPAEKPALLENGSDDSSSEVSESDSECEDEESEDGNDKESKFVCTARPKGESLEEKRERKKAVKDAKKEKRKLKLPKHVKKRKEKQGKARKK